One genomic segment of Candidatus Nitrosocosmicus arcticus includes these proteins:
- a CDS encoding MGMT family protein produces the protein MKQINRKMDKNISQKPSTKTINSEDVYNMLLTIPKGKVSTYGDLAKALGNPAASRYIGRILGKNPNPIKVPCHRVVMSSGKIGGYAFGTQKKKQLLQNEGLIFSDEYRVNEFSKVRFYPKKG, from the coding sequence ATGAAGCAAATTAACCGCAAGATGGACAAAAATATTAGCCAGAAACCCTCGACCAAGACAATAAACAGTGAGGATGTTTACAATATGCTGTTAACCATTCCCAAAGGCAAAGTTTCTACCTATGGAGATCTTGCCAAAGCCCTTGGAAACCCGGCGGCTTCAAGATATATAGGGAGAATTTTAGGCAAGAATCCAAATCCGATTAAAGTACCATGTCACCGGGTTGTGATGTCCAGTGGTAAAATAGGTGGATATGCTTTTGGGACACAGAAAAAGAAACAATTACTACAAAATGAAGGACTCATTTTTTCCGATGAGTATAGAGTAAACGAATTTAGCAAAGTTCGTTTTTATCCAAAGAAAGGATAA